The Helicobacter sp. 11S03491-1 genomic sequence CTTTGTGCCATTGCAAATCGTGTCACAGAATCCATCATAAAAAGCACATCTTTGCCTTGATTTTTAAAATATTCTGCAACCGCCATAGCACAAAAAGCACCATATTTACGCATAAGAGGTGAATCATCACTGGTAGCAACAATCAAAATAGTGTTACTTAAATCCCCATTAAGATTTTTTTGAACAAATTCAGGCACTTCTCTACCCCGTTCGCCAATAAGCGCAATAACTTTAATTGGAGCCAAACAACCTTTTACAATCATTCCCATCAGTGTAGATTTGCCCACGCCACTCCCGGCAAATATACCCATTTTTTGCCCTTTGCCACAAGTTAGCAACCCATCAATACTTTTTATCCCTACAGGAAAAACTTCATCAATAATACCTCTTTTCATTGCTTTAATAGGAGGAGTAATAACAGGCACAAAAGAAACCTCTCCCAAAGATCCTTTGTCATCTATAGGATTCCCCAATGAATCCAACACTCTCCCAAGCATACCTTCTCCCACAGGAAAAACCAAGCCTTTTTTCTCCAGCATAACTTTATCGCCGGTTTTATACCCTTCTATGAATGAAAATGGTGTGAATCCAAATTTATCTTCTTCACTCACTACAACCATTCCCAGACATTCTTTGCCATCTGTTTTGTTTATTCTGACTATATCCCCTACCGAAGGAGTAATGCCATCTGCATACACAATATTTGGAGAAATTTTTTTAATCATGCCATATTGAGGCGAAAGATTTACATTTGATCGAAGTTTTTCCTTGAGTTCTTCAAGCGACATACGCACCCTTAAGATTTTGCTTTTATTAAAGATTTTTTTGTTAGAATACAAAATTATACTTTAATATTGCTAAGGAATTCTATGAATTTAACGACAAAAAGAATAAACGCTGCAAACGCATTGGTCAATGGAAGCATACTTCTAAAGGACTTAGAAGAAAAGCTAAATAAAATAGCAACTAAAATAAGCAAAACAATCAAAATAGATGGCTTCAGAAAAGGAAAAGTCCCTTTAAATGTGATTAAATCTCGCTATAAAGAACATATTGAGCAAGATGCGCAAAAAGAAGCTACAGAAGAAATGCTCCAACTCGCACTCAAAGATCTCAACATTGATAGCAAAGAAGTTATTGGTGATCCTATCATTACAAAATTTGACAAGAAAGATAATTCTATTGATATAGAAATAAAAATAAGTCTTAAACCTAGTTTTAATCTGGACACCCTTAACTCTTGTGTCCCTGAAGTCAAGCTTAAAAGTATTACTGAAAAACAAATTGATGAGAGACTCCAAGAAATTGCCCAATCAAAAACACCTCTTATTGAAGCTAAAAAAGACAAAAAACTTACTAAGAATGATATAGCAAATATTAATTTTGAAGGTTTTGTAGATGAGAAACCTTTTGAGGGAGGGAAAGCAGAAAGTTTTGATTTGACTATCGGGAGTGGTCAATTCATTCCGGGCTTTGAAGATGGGCTTATTGGGATGAAGATTGGGGAAGAAAGAGAAATTTCTGTTACTTTTCCTGAAAGCTATCACACACAAAATTTAGCAGGAAAACCTGCTGTATTCAAAGTCAAACTCAACAAAATCCAACTCAAAGATACTCCAAAAATTGATGATGAACTTGTCAAATCTCTCTTGCCTCAAGAAAAAAATGCTTCCTTGGGTCTCCTAAAAGAAAAAATCAAAGAACAACTTGAACTGGAAACAAAGACAAAACTTTATAACGAAGAGCTTAAAGAAGAATTGATAAAAAATCTTGATAATACTTTTGAATTTGAACTCCCTGATCTTATTGTTGAGCAAGAGATGGATTTGCTTTTTAGAAACTCACTCAACACTCTTGATCCTAAAGAGTTTGAAGAACTCAAACTTGATGCAAACAAAGCCCGACAAAAGCGTGAAAGTTTCCGACCGGAAGCCAAAAAAAGTGTCAAAATAACCTTTATCATTGATGCCCTCTCCAAACAAGAAAAAATTTCCGTACAAGACAATGAAGTCCTCCAAACTATCTATTACGAATCCATGATGAATGGACAAAATCCAAAAGAAACAATTGAGTATTATAAGAAAAATAATCTTTTACCTGCCATCAAAATGGCTATGATTGAAGATAAGATACTTGCCTACTTGCTTGATGAGAAACTCAATAAATCTAAAGAAAAAAGCTCTCAAAAACACGAAGAATCTAAGGAAAAGGAATCTAAAAAACCTAAAGAACCCATTCAAACAAAAACTGTAAAAAAATCAAAAACTAAGGCTGAGTGATGAATTATATCCCTTATGTAATAGAAAAAACAGGCAGAGGCGAGAGAAGTTATGATATTTATTCAAGGCTATTAAAAGATCGCATTATTCTATTAAGTGGCGAAATTAATGATGGCGTTGCTTCTTCAATCGTTGCCCAGCTTTTATTTCTTGAAGCTGAAGATCCTGAAAAAGATATCAATCTTTATATCAATTCCCCAGGAGGGGTGATTACAAGTGCTTTTAGCATTTATGATACTATGGAATATATAAGACCTGATGTTTGCACAATTTGTATTGGGCAGGCTGCTTCTGCAGGAGCATTTTTACTGAGTTGTGGGGCACAAGGAAAAAGATATTCTCTACCTAATTCCAGAATCATGATTCACCAACCACTCGGTGGGGCACAAGGTCAAGCAACCGACATAGAAATCCAAGCCAAAGAAATTTTACGTCTTAGACAAATCCTCAACAACATCATGGCAAAAAATACTTCTCAAACACTTAAAAAAATATCCCAAGATACAGAAAGAGATTTTTTTATGAGCGCTAAAGAAGCAAAAGATTATGGTATCATTGACAAAATACTTGAAAAAAGTCTAAAATAACTTTAAGATTAAGAGGTTATAAATATGGAAAAAAATAAAAAAGAAGAATCAAATGATTTTGGAAGTAATGTATTTTTTGGAAAATTAGATCCGGAAGTCCATGAAGTCCAAGAACAGAGTAATGGTTACATTCTGGAAGAAGGCGTTGCAAGCAAAGTAAGCGCAATTGCCCAAGACACCGTCAAAGAACTTGAGAGAGAAGATTTACCTGCATTTCCGGCAAATTATCAATTATATTTTGAACGTCTGCTTGAAAAAGAAGAAACCTCTTTTAAACAAAAAATCCAAAGCGTTATGGATCTGCAATCTATTACAGAAGATAGGGCAGTTTCATTTGAAAAAAGTGTTAAAGAGGGATTCAAGAATATCAAACAAATTTTAGATTTTATCGCTATACTTTATAAAAACCTTCAACTCATGCAAACTATTACAGACAAGCATATTCAAGGGATTGAGAAGATCGACAATAAAATTGCTCTATCAAATGCCATCACGCTTTTTGTAAAAGACATTGATAAAGTTAATTCTATCACTTCAAGCCAACTCTCTCAGATTAAAGATCTTTATCAAAAAACCGCTAAAGTCATTTCTGATATCAACAAAAATACAGTTTATGATTCTCGATTTGGCATATACAATAAGCGTTATTTTATGGTTTTGCTTGAAAAAGAAAATAAATTAATGGAAGAATTCAATCGTTCATCAAGTATATTAGTTGTTTCTCTCTCTAGAGAAATTCAAAATAGCATTGAAGATAAATCTACACTGATGATACTTTTAAAAAGTGTTGCAAAACTCTTACTAAAAACTTCCAGGAGAAGTGATATTATAGGCTATTTAGGCGATGGTATATTTGGGATAGGTCTTAAATACTCAGATATCCCTAGCGCCCTTAAGGCTACAGAGAGATTCATTAGTTCTGTCAAAACAACAAATATATTTTTAGGCGATAGAGATATAGCTCTGAACATATCTACAGGATTAGCCAAAATTTCTCCCCAAAGAAGTGCTGATGACTCTCTAAGCGCTGCCTTATCAGCCCTTCAAAGCGCTCTTGATAAACAAGAAGATTATAAAATATTTCCTGAGGATGAAGGCTAATGGCTATTTTGAAGGTTTTAAAATACCCTCATCCCATTCTTAGAAAAAAATCAAAAGAAGTGAAAGATTTTGATACAAATCTTCATCAACTCCTTGATGATATGTATGAAACAAT encodes the following:
- a CDS encoding diguanylate cyclase — its product is MEKNKKEESNDFGSNVFFGKLDPEVHEVQEQSNGYILEEGVASKVSAIAQDTVKELEREDLPAFPANYQLYFERLLEKEETSFKQKIQSVMDLQSITEDRAVSFEKSVKEGFKNIKQILDFIAILYKNLQLMQTITDKHIQGIEKIDNKIALSNAITLFVKDIDKVNSITSSQLSQIKDLYQKTAKVISDINKNTVYDSRFGIYNKRYFMVLLEKENKLMEEFNRSSSILVVSLSREIQNSIEDKSTLMILLKSVAKLLLKTSRRSDIIGYLGDGIFGIGLKYSDIPSALKATERFISSVKTTNIFLGDRDIALNISTGLAKISPQRSADDSLSAALSALQSALDKQEDYKIFPEDEG
- the clpP gene encoding ATP-dependent Clp endopeptidase proteolytic subunit ClpP, producing the protein MNYIPYVIEKTGRGERSYDIYSRLLKDRIILLSGEINDGVASSIVAQLLFLEAEDPEKDINLYINSPGGVITSAFSIYDTMEYIRPDVCTICIGQAASAGAFLLSCGAQGKRYSLPNSRIMIHQPLGGAQGQATDIEIQAKEILRLRQILNNIMAKNTSQTLKKISQDTERDFFMSAKEAKDYGIIDKILEKSLK
- the tig gene encoding trigger factor, whose amino-acid sequence is MNLTTKRINAANALVNGSILLKDLEEKLNKIATKISKTIKIDGFRKGKVPLNVIKSRYKEHIEQDAQKEATEEMLQLALKDLNIDSKEVIGDPIITKFDKKDNSIDIEIKISLKPSFNLDTLNSCVPEVKLKSITEKQIDERLQEIAQSKTPLIEAKKDKKLTKNDIANINFEGFVDEKPFEGGKAESFDLTIGSGQFIPGFEDGLIGMKIGEEREISVTFPESYHTQNLAGKPAVFKVKLNKIQLKDTPKIDDELVKSLLPQEKNASLGLLKEKIKEQLELETKTKLYNEELKEELIKNLDNTFEFELPDLIVEQEMDLLFRNSLNTLDPKEFEELKLDANKARQKRESFRPEAKKSVKITFIIDALSKQEKISVQDNEVLQTIYYESMMNGQNPKETIEYYKKNNLLPAIKMAMIEDKILAYLLDEKLNKSKEKSSQKHEESKEKESKKPKEPIQTKTVKKSKTKAE
- the fliI gene encoding flagellar protein export ATPase FliI, with protein sequence MSLEELKEKLRSNVNLSPQYGMIKKISPNIVYADGITPSVGDIVRINKTDGKECLGMVVVSEEDKFGFTPFSFIEGYKTGDKVMLEKKGLVFPVGEGMLGRVLDSLGNPIDDKGSLGEVSFVPVITPPIKAMKRGIIDEVFPVGIKSIDGLLTCGKGQKMGIFAGSGVGKSTLMGMIVKGCLAPIKVIALIGERGREVPEFVQKNLNGDLSNTILIVATSDDSPLMRKYGAFCAMAVAEYFKNQGKDVLFMMDSVTRFAMAQREIGLALGEPPTSKGYPPSVLSLLPQLMERAGKEEGKGSITAFFTVLVEGDDLSDPIADQARSILDGHIVLSRELTDYGVFPPINILNSASRISNEIITTQHKESARKFRRLYALLKENEILIRIGSYQKGYDSELDEAIEKKPQMEDFLKQDEREKFAYQESIDRLINMM